A genomic region of Mesobacillus jeotgali contains the following coding sequences:
- a CDS encoding sodium:solute symporter family protein encodes MDTQFLVSLSIILATFGLYIGIAVFNTAKQTSDFYVASRGVPPIFNGMAIGADWMSAASFIGLAGTIMLLGYDGLAYIMGWTGGYLLLTFLLAPQLRKYGRYTVPEFIGDRYNSHTARVIAAISTIIISFTYSIGQLSGSGVVIGRLFEIDAKLGTMIGVVLIATYAAFGGMKGITWTQVAQYIILIIAYLIPVIFMSLQLTNSALPWLSYGELVGKMGELDRELGISEYFAPFTNGTKWQFLALMFTLMAGTAGLPHVIVRFYTVSTMKAARWSGAWALLFIGLLYLSAPAYAAFSRFILMTKVAGSKISELPAWTKSWVDTGKLQVADGNGDGVLQWSELIISNDIVVMATPEIANLGVFVIGLVAAGAMAAALSTAGGLMIAISSAFAHDIYYRVMKPNATEKTRLNVARISIVVATVLAGLVALDPPGAITQIVAWAFALASGTFFPALILGVWWKRSNSQGVIAGMLVGLAVTLGYIFAAKYGGFTILGIIDTGAGVFGATAAILANVIVSLATPAPSQKIQEEVLDLRYPEQMTYKNGEVWMNDDATKA; translated from the coding sequence TTGGATACACAATTCTTGGTCTCATTATCTATTATTTTAGCTACATTTGGTTTGTATATCGGGATTGCGGTTTTCAATACGGCTAAGCAGACGTCTGATTTCTATGTTGCCAGCCGCGGCGTCCCGCCAATTTTCAACGGGATGGCGATTGGCGCTGACTGGATGAGTGCCGCTTCCTTTATCGGACTAGCGGGTACGATCATGCTGCTCGGCTATGATGGCCTTGCTTATATCATGGGCTGGACGGGCGGATATTTGCTGCTGACCTTCCTGCTTGCGCCACAGCTAAGGAAGTACGGCCGCTACACGGTTCCTGAGTTTATCGGGGACCGATACAACAGCCATACTGCACGCGTCATCGCGGCGATCTCCACGATCATCATCAGCTTCACTTATTCGATTGGGCAGCTTTCCGGTTCCGGCGTGGTTATCGGGCGACTGTTCGAAATCGATGCGAAGCTTGGCACGATGATCGGTGTGGTACTGATCGCAACATATGCTGCCTTTGGTGGTATGAAGGGAATCACCTGGACACAGGTTGCCCAGTATATCATTTTGATCATTGCGTATTTGATTCCGGTTATTTTCATGTCATTGCAGCTTACGAACAGCGCGCTTCCGTGGCTTTCTTATGGTGAGCTGGTCGGAAAAATGGGTGAACTTGACCGTGAACTAGGCATTTCTGAATACTTCGCGCCATTCACGAACGGCACTAAGTGGCAGTTCCTTGCCCTGATGTTTACATTGATGGCTGGTACGGCGGGGCTTCCGCACGTAATCGTCCGTTTCTATACCGTTTCAACGATGAAGGCTGCTCGCTGGTCAGGTGCATGGGCACTTCTTTTCATTGGCTTGCTTTATCTGTCTGCCCCTGCGTATGCAGCATTCTCGCGCTTTATTCTGATGACAAAGGTTGCCGGCAGCAAAATCAGCGAACTTCCTGCCTGGACGAAATCCTGGGTTGATACAGGAAAGCTTCAAGTTGCCGATGGAAATGGTGATGGAGTCCTTCAGTGGAGTGAATTGATCATCTCTAATGATATCGTCGTTATGGCGACACCTGAGATCGCCAACCTTGGTGTATTCGTCATCGGCCTTGTAGCGGCAGGCGCTATGGCCGCAGCTCTTTCTACAGCCGGCGGCTTGATGATTGCGATTTCTTCCGCTTTTGCACATGATATTTACTATCGTGTCATGAAGCCAAATGCAACGGAAAAAACCCGCCTGAATGTGGCTCGTATTTCAATTGTTGTTGCTACAGTATTAGCTGGTCTTGTTGCCCTGGATCCTCCGGGTGCAATTACGCAAATCGTTGCATGGGCCTTCGCGCTCGCAAGCGGAACGTTCTTCCCAGCCCTGATCCTTGGTGTATGGTGGAAGCGTTCGAATTCACAAGGTGTCATCGCCGGTATGCTCGTTGGTCTTGCTGTGACACTCGGATACATTTTCGCGGCAAAGTACGGCGGATTCACGATTCTTGGCATCATCGATACCGGTGCTGGGGTATTCGGCGCAACAGCTGCAATCCTTGCTAACGTCATTGTATCGCTTGCGACTCCGGCTCCATCGCAAAAAATTCAGGAGGAAGTACTCGACCTTCGCTATCCTGAACAGATGACATATAAGAACGGCGAAGTTTGGATGAATGACGATGCAACAAAAGCTTAA
- a CDS encoding DUF4212 domain-containing protein, which produces MKKIDKSVADAYFRERTRNIIIYFIIWFLVSFGAVMIAEPLSEISIGGFPFHYFMGAQGAIVTFIILLFVNAKVSDGIDKKYGIDEEKNVRLSEGKSLDH; this is translated from the coding sequence GTGAAGAAAATTGATAAGTCAGTTGCTGACGCGTATTTTCGTGAAAGAACCCGTAACATCATTATCTATTTCATCATCTGGTTCCTTGTTTCATTTGGTGCCGTGATGATCGCCGAACCGCTAAGTGAGATTTCGATCGGGGGATTCCCGTTCCACTATTTCATGGGAGCACAGGGAGCGATAGTCACATTCATTATCCTTCTGTTTGTCAACGCCAAAGTTAGCGATGGAATTGACAAAAAGTATGGAATCGATGAGGAGAAAAATGTCCGTTTGAGCGAAGGAAAGAGCCTGGATCACTAA
- the ggt gene encoding gamma-glutamyltransferase codes for MSLNTYPYPSQRMATVALNGMVATSQPLAAQAGLDILKRGGNAIDAAIATAACLTVVEPTSNGIGGDAFALVWVKDKLYGLNASGPAPQSISIEKVKELGHEKMPSHGWIPVTVPGAPSAWAELSKKFGRLPLTEVLQPAIDYARNGYPLTPILAKYWKGAYNAYKTRFQGEEYEEWFRVFAPDGKAPEAGEMWKSEDHANTLQEIAETNGESFYRGALAEKIADASEKAGAFLSKTDLENYHPEWVEPISVSYRGHEVWEIPPNGQGIVALMALNILKGYEFTHRDDVNGVHLQLEAMKQAFTDGKEYVTDPKTMQAKVADLLSEKYGEDARAKINNEARMPEPGQLPKGGTVYLSTADGEGNMVSFIQSNYMGFGSGVVVPGTGIGLQNRGHDFSLDPNHANALAPGKKTYHTIIPGFITKDGQAVGPFGVMGGYMQPQGHVQVAMNMIDFGLNPQAALDAPRWQWIEGKQIEVEHNFPNHIVKELAARGHQMKVAYDGGSFGRGQVIVRNPETGVLTGGTEMRTDGAIACW; via the coding sequence ATGTCTTTGAATACATATCCTTATCCTTCCCAGCGGATGGCGACGGTGGCTCTTAATGGGATGGTTGCTACGTCTCAGCCGCTTGCTGCGCAAGCTGGGCTTGATATTTTAAAAAGGGGAGGCAATGCGATTGATGCAGCGATTGCTACAGCGGCTTGTCTGACGGTTGTTGAGCCGACTTCTAACGGAATCGGTGGCGACGCGTTCGCGCTTGTTTGGGTAAAAGATAAGCTGTATGGCTTGAATGCGAGTGGTCCTGCGCCACAATCGATTTCGATTGAGAAAGTGAAAGAGCTTGGCCATGAAAAAATGCCTTCACATGGCTGGATTCCGGTTACAGTCCCGGGAGCACCATCAGCATGGGCAGAGCTGTCAAAAAAATTCGGGCGTTTGCCTCTTACTGAGGTACTGCAGCCAGCGATTGATTATGCGCGCAACGGGTATCCGCTGACTCCTATTCTCGCAAAATACTGGAAGGGTGCTTACAATGCTTACAAGACTCGCTTCCAGGGCGAGGAGTACGAGGAGTGGTTCCGGGTGTTCGCTCCTGATGGCAAGGCTCCTGAGGCCGGAGAGATGTGGAAATCGGAGGACCATGCGAACACACTCCAGGAAATCGCGGAAACGAATGGCGAGAGTTTTTATAGAGGTGCTTTGGCGGAGAAGATCGCAGACGCGTCTGAAAAAGCGGGTGCTTTCCTGAGTAAAACCGATCTCGAAAACTATCATCCAGAATGGGTAGAGCCGATTTCTGTTTCATACCGCGGTCATGAGGTTTGGGAAATCCCGCCGAACGGGCAGGGAATCGTTGCCTTGATGGCATTGAATATTTTAAAAGGTTATGAGTTTACCCACCGTGATGACGTAAACGGTGTCCACCTTCAGCTTGAAGCAATGAAGCAGGCCTTCACGGATGGTAAGGAATATGTGACTGACCCTAAAACAATGCAGGCGAAGGTAGCGGACCTTCTATCTGAGAAGTACGGTGAAGACGCCCGAGCTAAAATTAATAATGAAGCAAGAATGCCGGAACCTGGTCAGCTCCCAAAGGGCGGAACAGTTTATTTGTCCACGGCGGATGGAGAAGGCAACATGGTTTCATTCATCCAGAGCAACTACATGGGCTTCGGTTCAGGAGTTGTTGTTCCCGGGACAGGGATTGGCTTGCAAAACCGTGGGCATGATTTTTCACTAGACCCCAATCATGCGAACGCACTTGCGCCGGGCAAGAAGACATACCATACGATCATTCCAGGCTTCATTACAAAGGATGGCCAGGCAGTTGGTCCATTCGGTGTGATGGGCGGCTATATGCAGCCACAGGGGCATGTTCAGGTGGCGATGAATATGATTGACTTTGGCTTGAATCCTCAGGCCGCGCTTGATGCACCGCGCTGGCAATGGATCGAAGGCAAGCAAATCGAAGTGGAGCACAACTTCCCGAATCATATCGTGAAGGAACTCGCAGCCCGCGGGCATCAGATGAAGGTAGCATATGATGGCGGAAGCTTCGGCCGCGGACAGGTCATCGTCCGCAATCCAGAAACCGGCGTGCTGACCGGCGGAACGGAAATGAGGACCGACGGCGCAATTGCCTGCTGGTAA
- a CDS encoding penicillin-binding transpeptidase domain-containing protein, whose amino-acid sequence MKRALFILLSVFIAALISGCSKEPTPEERFSQYVKLWNDQKFEEMYGFLSEQAKESITKEDFVSRYNKIYKDLEINQLKVSYKQPEEEQEHEENAELPFSAKMNSAAGPIEFDHNATLVKEEREKETNWYVDWNTTYIFPDLEAGDKISFKNVQAERGSILDRAGNGLAINGTAVQVGVVPGKLGDPKEQTIAKLSELLDMSEESINKAMNAGWVKPDLFVPLKKVSKTDKGLHEKLFALDGVTSQMVGAREYPYGEALSHLIGYVGPILADDLEKLEGKGYTATDLIGRRGLEQVLEEKLKGTNGVRISIVKEDGTVKTLAEKPVKNGEDVQLTIDVVAQQQLYDQLKGKAGTASAINPTSGETLALVSAPGFDPNEMTLGISQNKRKILEDDPLKPTLNRFKLTYVPGSVIKPITAAIGLESGKLQLDTAFEINEKQWQKDASWGKYKVTRYSDVKGSINLEKALIYSDNIYFAQAALGMGQDTFTEGLKKFGFEDQPEYLYPIEPSQIGKIDSEIRLADSAYGQGQVEMNILHLATTYSPIVNEGNLIKPILNMEDEQGQVWQEGVVSPENAAALSNMLTKVITDPKGTAHNGLIANYPLAGKTGTAEIKEKQGDKGRELGWFVAYNPKSTDMIVAMMIEDSGSKDVVTRVKGFYELRLQSGM is encoded by the coding sequence ATGAAACGGGCACTATTTATACTTTTATCGGTCTTCATCGCCGCATTAATTTCCGGCTGCAGCAAAGAACCGACCCCCGAAGAACGGTTTTCCCAGTACGTAAAACTTTGGAACGACCAGAAGTTTGAAGAAATGTATGGATTTTTATCAGAGCAAGCGAAGGAGTCGATAACCAAGGAAGATTTCGTCTCTCGCTATAATAAAATTTACAAAGATTTAGAGATCAACCAGCTAAAGGTCAGCTATAAACAGCCTGAGGAAGAGCAGGAACATGAAGAAAATGCAGAACTTCCTTTTTCAGCAAAAATGAATAGTGCTGCTGGTCCGATCGAATTCGACCACAATGCTACTCTTGTAAAAGAAGAACGTGAAAAAGAAACAAATTGGTATGTCGATTGGAACACAACTTATATTTTTCCCGATCTTGAAGCAGGAGATAAAATCAGCTTCAAGAATGTTCAGGCAGAACGTGGCAGCATCCTTGACCGCGCAGGTAATGGACTCGCAATCAACGGGACAGCTGTCCAGGTCGGAGTAGTCCCTGGCAAATTGGGAGATCCAAAAGAGCAGACAATCGCGAAGCTTTCCGAACTGCTTGATATGTCCGAGGAAAGCATCAACAAGGCGATGAATGCAGGCTGGGTAAAACCTGATCTCTTTGTGCCGTTGAAAAAAGTTTCGAAGACAGATAAAGGACTTCATGAAAAATTGTTTGCGCTCGATGGAGTGACCAGCCAGATGGTAGGGGCACGAGAGTATCCATATGGAGAGGCTTTGTCCCACTTGATTGGTTACGTCGGCCCAATTCTTGCAGATGATCTCGAAAAGCTGGAGGGAAAAGGATACACAGCAACCGACCTGATTGGCCGCAGGGGCCTTGAACAGGTTCTTGAAGAAAAGCTAAAAGGAACAAACGGAGTCAGGATTTCCATTGTAAAAGAAGACGGCACAGTTAAGACACTTGCAGAAAAGCCTGTCAAAAACGGAGAGGACGTTCAGCTGACGATCGATGTTGTGGCCCAGCAGCAGTTATACGATCAGTTAAAAGGAAAAGCAGGTACCGCATCGGCAATCAATCCAACATCAGGTGAGACACTGGCATTGGTCAGTGCGCCAGGGTTTGACCCGAATGAAATGACGCTCGGAATCTCGCAAAACAAGCGGAAAATACTAGAGGATGACCCACTTAAGCCGACGCTTAATAGATTCAAACTGACTTATGTGCCTGGATCGGTGATCAAGCCAATTACTGCTGCAATCGGTCTTGAGAGTGGCAAGCTCCAGCTGGATACAGCTTTTGAAATTAACGAGAAACAGTGGCAAAAAGACGCTTCGTGGGGCAAATACAAAGTCACTAGATATTCAGACGTCAAAGGCAGTATCAATCTTGAAAAAGCGTTGATCTATTCAGATAACATTTACTTCGCCCAGGCTGCACTCGGAATGGGCCAGGATACTTTTACAGAGGGCCTGAAGAAATTCGGCTTTGAAGACCAGCCAGAATATCTCTACCCAATCGAGCCATCGCAAATCGGTAAAATAGACAGCGAAATCAGACTGGCGGACTCTGCTTATGGTCAAGGGCAGGTTGAAATGAATATCCTTCATCTTGCAACCACTTATTCACCAATCGTCAACGAGGGCAACCTTATTAAACCGATTTTGAATATGGAGGATGAGCAGGGACAGGTTTGGCAGGAAGGCGTGGTCAGCCCCGAAAATGCAGCGGCTCTAAGCAATATGCTGACAAAGGTCATTACCGACCCTAAAGGAACCGCCCACAATGGACTGATCGCCAACTATCCGCTCGCCGGTAAAACGGGCACAGCAGAAATCAAAGAAAAACAAGGCGATAAAGGAAGGGAACTCGGATGGTTTGTCGCCTATAACCCCAAATCCACCGACATGATCGTTGCGATGATGATCGAAGATTCCGGTTCAAAAGACGTCGTGACAAGAGTGAAGGGATTTTATGAACTAAGACTGCAGAGTGGAATGTAG
- a CDS encoding M23 family metallopeptidase: protein MREEEKRSSQDKSKNSFFKKRWVYPTVYIASAAIILTGVLWYQNSGTENIDQSEYKATDMPGKKMNDQPAVEVNRSMENFVMPVVNEDDAVIQMGFYDNDGDAAEQEAALVFYDNTYHPNTGLDIASKDGKEFDVIASLSGTVTNVMEDAVLGNVIEIEHDKGIVTQYQSVKDYQVKVGDQVEQGQVIAKSGTSLINEKAGNHVHFEIRKDNVPVNPHEFFNKPLSALQDANVTEEKASSDADAGKSEDAAEEDVEGSSEEDAEGTTPAEDKPAEGGSDKKDEDKDAGEDKDKDSSTDSDTSSNS, encoded by the coding sequence ATGAGAGAGGAAGAAAAAAGATCTTCTCAAGACAAAAGCAAGAACAGCTTTTTCAAGAAGCGGTGGGTGTATCCAACAGTTTATATTGCTAGTGCCGCAATCATTCTAACTGGTGTCCTATGGTATCAAAACAGCGGAACCGAAAACATTGATCAGTCCGAGTACAAAGCGACTGACATGCCTGGCAAAAAGATGAATGATCAGCCAGCAGTTGAAGTTAACCGCTCGATGGAGAACTTTGTAATGCCAGTGGTGAATGAAGACGATGCTGTCATCCAAATGGGATTCTATGACAATGACGGCGACGCGGCTGAGCAAGAAGCAGCTCTAGTGTTCTATGATAATACGTACCATCCGAACACTGGGTTAGACATTGCTTCAAAAGATGGCAAGGAATTTGATGTAATCGCATCACTAAGCGGTACTGTCACTAATGTCATGGAAGATGCAGTGCTTGGAAATGTTATCGAAATCGAGCATGACAAAGGTATTGTAACACAATATCAGTCGGTTAAAGACTACCAAGTTAAGGTTGGCGACCAGGTTGAGCAAGGACAAGTCATTGCTAAATCCGGAACAAGCCTGATCAATGAAAAGGCTGGCAACCATGTACACTTTGAAATCCGCAAGGACAATGTACCAGTCAATCCGCATGAGTTTTTCAACAAGCCTCTAAGCGCATTGCAGGATGCAAATGTGACAGAAGAGAAAGCTTCTTCTGATGCAGATGCAGGCAAGTCTGAAGATGCTGCCGAGGAAGATGTGGAAGGAAGCTCAGAGGAAGATGCTGAAGGCACAACTCCAGCGGAAGACAAGCCTGCTGAAGGCGGCTCTGATAAAAAAGACGAAGATAAGGACGCAGGAGAAGATAAAGACAAAGACTCTTCAACTGACTCTGATACTTCAAGCAACTCTTAA
- a CDS encoding VanZ family protein, producing the protein MKKLLVWFLRFLPLFYMAAIWIMSSNPANALVELPNQGVDRFIKESLHLVEFGILYVLLVVAALTTGRFTPVLSFAFMGVAILYGLLDEIHQSFVPYRSATLIDFIKDVIGVLAASHFIHHAYFSGKFVRLGRVLRRIEKRVRVL; encoded by the coding sequence ATGAAAAAGTTATTAGTATGGTTTTTACGCTTTCTTCCGCTGTTCTATATGGCGGCAATCTGGATCATGTCCAGCAACCCTGCAAATGCATTGGTCGAGCTGCCGAATCAGGGTGTCGATCGTTTTATAAAAGAATCGCTCCATCTCGTTGAGTTCGGGATCCTGTATGTGCTGCTCGTCGTGGCTGCCTTGACGACCGGGCGCTTCACACCGGTGTTGAGCTTTGCATTCATGGGCGTGGCGATCCTTTACGGACTGCTGGACGAGATCCATCAAAGCTTTGTCCCGTACCGATCCGCAACACTGATTGATTTTATAAAAGACGTAATTGGGGTTTTGGCGGCATCGCACTTCATCCACCATGCATACTTCAGCGGCAAGTTTGTGAGGCTTGGGAGGGTTTTGCGTCGGATTGAGAAGAGAGTTCGGGTATTATAG
- a CDS encoding nuclease-related domain-containing protein codes for MIEKERTYPIRLLMYEALMERILPNHPKLSFIEQDYKAWRAGYKGELQTDYRLSFLPEKGFHIFRDLRLQDEKWHFQIDTLILTLRYILLIETKAYSGTLFFDKHSEQMIQTKDGQEKSYDNPINQVRMQVWHLKRWLQNHKFNVPPIYHLVAISNSSTIIKVSDRSLNNLIVKGDVLLKRVLKIDDTTPNPSFTDKEVKKLSKSLLKNHSPLYPDILKQYSLTPNDLQKGVQCPSCLTYGMYREKWFWRCPVCEHKSKTAHHKTVKEFFLLISPTIKNQMCRELCPGVSSKTITNILISLSLPFTGTNKGRIYHMPPDIETFFNPAKK; via the coding sequence TTGATTGAAAAAGAAAGAACCTATCCCATTCGGCTTCTCATGTATGAGGCATTAATGGAAAGAATCTTACCAAATCATCCTAAACTCTCATTTATTGAACAAGATTACAAAGCATGGCGTGCTGGTTATAAGGGCGAATTGCAAACGGATTACCGCCTGAGTTTTTTACCCGAAAAAGGGTTCCATATCTTTCGGGATTTACGCCTTCAAGATGAAAAATGGCATTTCCAGATTGATACCCTCATTCTAACTCTTCGTTATATCCTTCTAATTGAAACAAAAGCCTATTCCGGCACCCTTTTCTTCGACAAGCATTCCGAACAAATGATTCAAACAAAGGATGGTCAAGAAAAATCATACGATAATCCAATTAACCAGGTTCGAATGCAAGTCTGGCATTTGAAAAGATGGCTGCAGAACCATAAATTCAATGTCCCTCCCATATACCATCTTGTAGCCATCAGTAATTCCTCTACTATTATCAAGGTAAGTGACCGCTCCCTGAATAACTTAATAGTAAAAGGAGATGTATTATTAAAACGCGTTCTTAAGATAGACGATACCACTCCAAATCCTAGTTTTACTGATAAAGAAGTAAAAAAGTTATCAAAATCACTTCTTAAGAATCATTCTCCACTCTACCCTGACATTCTTAAACAATATTCACTTACCCCAAACGACCTTCAAAAAGGTGTTCAATGCCCATCTTGTTTAACATATGGCATGTATCGGGAAAAATGGTTTTGGCGTTGTCCTGTTTGTGAGCATAAATCCAAAACGGCTCACCATAAAACTGTAAAAGAATTTTTCCTCCTTATTAGTCCTACTATTAAAAATCAGATGTGCAGAGAGCTTTGCCCCGGTGTATCATCCAAGACGATCACTAACATTTTAATCTCTTTGAGCCTCCCCTTCACAGGCACCAACAAGGGCCGCATCTATCACATGCCTCCAGACATCGAAACGTTCTTCAATCCCGCGAAAAAATAA
- the spoIID gene encoding stage II sporulation protein D yields MLKFKPLIVLAAILFAVTLLIPSLLVLPFMEDKAGGKLGEELQSEAKDVAAVPTADSAVEVAVYRTALSKTEKLPLDEYLIGVVAAEMPAEFELEALKAQALSARTYYVKQMLSPNKVGVPEGAQLNDTEIHQVFKNKEELKKQWGVDYKWKIKKIAEAVKATDGQVLTFDGAPIDATFFSTSNGFTENSEEYWSNSLPYLRSVESPWDLESPKFRSQTVMTVAEVESKLGVKLPNTSEIGKVISRTSGNRVAKIDIGGKVLTGKEVREKLKLRSSDFTWELKGSNVVITTEGFGHGVGMSQYGANGMATEGKTYQDIVKHYYKGVEISEADSMLTKVTAKK; encoded by the coding sequence ATGTTAAAATTCAAACCACTCATCGTACTAGCTGCAATTCTATTCGCCGTCACTCTCCTGATCCCATCCTTGCTGGTCCTCCCTTTTATGGAAGATAAGGCAGGCGGAAAGCTTGGGGAAGAACTGCAAAGTGAGGCAAAAGATGTTGCCGCGGTCCCTACAGCAGACTCGGCTGTTGAGGTAGCCGTTTACCGGACAGCGTTGTCAAAGACAGAGAAGCTTCCGCTTGATGAATACTTGATAGGCGTTGTTGCTGCTGAAATGCCCGCTGAGTTTGAGCTAGAGGCGTTGAAGGCACAGGCGCTGTCAGCAAGGACTTATTATGTAAAACAAATGCTGAGCCCAAATAAAGTTGGTGTACCTGAAGGCGCGCAGTTGAATGATACAGAAATCCACCAGGTATTTAAAAATAAAGAAGAATTGAAAAAGCAATGGGGCGTCGACTACAAATGGAAGATCAAGAAGATCGCTGAAGCTGTGAAGGCCACTGATGGCCAGGTCCTCACATTTGACGGTGCACCAATCGATGCCACATTCTTCTCAACATCGAACGGCTTTACCGAGAACTCAGAAGAATACTGGTCAAATTCCCTGCCGTACCTGCGCAGCGTCGAAAGTCCGTGGGATCTTGAGTCACCGAAGTTCCGCAGCCAGACAGTCATGACCGTAGCTGAGGTGGAGTCAAAGCTTGGCGTCAAGCTGCCGAACACTTCGGAGATTGGCAAAGTCATCTCGAGAACATCAGGCAACCGCGTTGCGAAAATCGATATCGGCGGCAAAGTCCTCACAGGGAAGGAAGTACGTGAGAAGCTAAAACTCCGCTCCAGCGACTTCACCTGGGAACTAAAAGGCAGCAATGTCGTCATCACCACCGAAGGCTTCGGCCACGGCGTCGGCATGAGCCAATACGGAGCCAACGGCATGGCCACCGAAGGCAAGACCTACCAGGACATCGTCAAGCACTACTACAAAGGCGTTGAGATCAGCGAGGCTGATAGCATGCTGACGAAGGTTACGGCGAAAAAATAA